From the genome of Eucalyptus grandis isolate ANBG69807.140 chromosome 2, ASM1654582v1, whole genome shotgun sequence, one region includes:
- the LOC120290611 gene encoding calmodulin-binding protein 60 C-like has translation MSSTAEGLNGATALALRVQLPNFRPAAHQPMSADRSNVQIPPGYHDSTTAGLPTQPLGINLQNAIRRQMIGSSSQMDNAGYDNALLEGDHVMEEIQSWFAENTPCNDPFSETPLSDNGFVRGTGRGVIGWLKIKAVLQWGYFIRKTGVRLVELDQPTIEVRACS, from the exons ATGAGCTCCACTGCTGAAG GACTCAATGGTGCAACGGCTTTGGCATTGCGGGTTCAATTACCAAATTTTCGTCCTGCTGCACATCAGCCCATGTCTGCAGACCGCTCGAATGTTCAGATTCCTCCAGGATATCATGATAGTACTACTGCCGGATTGCCAACACAGCCCCTTGGTATCAACTTACAGAATGCCATACGTCGCCAAATGATCGGTTCTTCGAGCCAAATGGACAATGCAGGATATGATAATGCTCTTCTTGAAGGCGATCATGTGATGGAAGAGATCCAATCATGGTTTGCTGAGAACACACCATGTAATGACCCGTTCTCTGAGACCCCGTTATCCGATAATGGTTTTGTTAGGGGAACCGGCAGAGGCGTTATTGGCTGGCTCAAGATAAAGGCGGTGCTGCAGTGGGGGTACTTCATCAGGAAGACAGGTGTCAGACTCGTGGAGTTAGACCAACCAACTATCGAAGTCCGGGCTTGTTCATAG